The DNA window ATCTGGGACTTATATTCTTTCATATGAATACCCGCACGATAACCTACATTACCTTTTATAAACAGTTTTCCACCACGCATTCCATAACCTACAACATCACCCACATTTCCATGGACTGTTATTTTACCCATATTCATGGTGTTTGCTATCATATCCTGTGCATTACCATTAATTGTAAGCGAGGGACCGTTCATAAATACTGCACAATCATTTCCTGGTGTACCGTTTACCGTGATATTTACATTTTTGTTTATACCTGTGCCCAGATAACGTTGACCGTTGAGGTTATCAAGTATAAATTCAGTTTCCCCGCTTTCTGCCTCATCCTGAATGATTTTATTTAAATGTCTATAATATAAATTCTTACAATCGATTCTTTTTACCATCTATATCCATCCTGATTATTGTCCAACACCTGCAGGTTTGATACCGAGTAATTCCAGTGTCTTTTCATCAAGTTCATAACCACGCAGACGTTCACGATTACCTCGAAGTGATTCTATAGAATTAACTCCAAGTGAACCAAGGATTTCTTTCAATTCAAAACTCCATCCGGATAACAGGTTGGTAAGTTTCTGAGCTGCTATTTCAGGGTCAAGTCTGTTAACAAGCTCAGGTTTCTGGGTGGCTATACCCCATGCACAGTTACCTGTATAACATCTCTGACATACACTGCAACCCATTGCTATAAGTGCCGCAGTACCGATTACTACTGCATCTGCACCCAGTGCAACGGCTTTTGCAACATCAGCACTACTTCTTATACTTCCTGCACAAAGGATGGATGCCCTGTTCCTTATCCCTTCATCACGAAGACGCTGGTCAACAGTAGCAAGTGCAAGTTCGATAGGTATACCGACATTGTCCCTGATGACCATTGGAGATGCTCCACTGCCCCCGCGATATCCATCGATTGTAAGAACATCAGCTCCAGCACGTACGACTCCACTGGCAATCGCTGCTACATTATGGACTGCAGATATTTTTACCCCTACTGGTTTTTCGTAATTTGTTGCTTCTTTAAGGGCATAGATAAGCTGTGAAAGGTCCTCAATGGAGTATATATCATGGTGTGGAGCGGGCGACAATACATCAGTACCTAATGGTATCATCCGGGTTTTTGATATATCTTCACCTACCTTTTCCCCGGGTAGATGACCTCCTATACCGGGTTTAGCTCCTTGACCTATTTTTATCTCAATCATTGAACAGGTATTTAGGTATTCATTATGCACACCAAATCTTCCAGAAGCCACCTGTACCATAATATTATCAGAATATCGATAGAGGTCTTCATGGAGACCGCCTTCACCAGTATTCATAAGAGTTCCTGATTTTCTGGCAGCCAGTGCAAGAGCTTTGTGGGTATTCAAACTTACTGCCCCATATGACATTGCAGCAAACACAACCGGTACATCCAGCTTCACTTGTGGCTGCAATTCTGTAGCAAGTTCAATTTCACCTTCTTTATTTTCTACAAATTCCAGATTATCCGGTTTCTTTCCAAGATATGTACGCAATTCCATCGGTTCTCTTAAAGGGTCTATAGATGGATTTGTTACCTGACAGGCATCGATTAACAGATGATCCCAGATAATTTTATGGGGTCTGGGGTTACCCATGCCTGATAGAAGTATTCCTCCAAATTCAGCCTGTTTTTGAATGTTGCTGGCGACCTCCGGTGTCCAGTTGGCATTACCTCTGTTAGCCCACTGATAATTGCTTATAGTTATTGCATTGTCAGGACATTTGGATACACACCTGTAGCATGCAACACATTTGCTATCATCAGGGATTACTCTGCCATCCCTGAATTCAAGAGCTCCAAAACTGCAGTTATTGACACATATTCCGCATTTCCTGCACCTTGCAGAATCAATGGATACTTTAAATTCGGGAGGTATGGATGCCATAATTATTCTACCTCCTCATACAATTCACCTATAACAGGAGTACCAGCTCTTGGACTCCAAACTGTGTCAGGTTTGGGTTCGATTTCTCTAATTGCTGATTCTTCAGATGACATGTAGAGCATATCATCTTTTCTGGCACAGGTCATGGGTCGTAGCTTAATTCTGTCATTAAACCCGACTATACCCCTGCTATGTCCCAATACTATACTATAAGGCCCGTTTAAAAGGGCGCTGCCATAAACCTGTCTAATAGCTGTTATTATTTTTCTTTCACGTTCGGGCATTTTGTCTATATTTTTCCAGAAAGGTGCTGAAAGTGCACTTATTGCTGTTTTAATAGGCATATTATGGCGTCTTACAAGTAAATCGAACAGATAGGCGACAACTTCAGTATCTGTTTTCAGTTCCATTCTATAACCAAACGGCTCGAGGTAGCGTTTATTGATACCATAGGATGAAATTTCACCGTTGTGAACAATTGACCAGTCCAAAAGACCAAATGGGTGTGCCCCACCCCACCATCCCGGTGTATTGGTGGGAAATCTGCCATGTGCAGTC is part of the Methanohalobium evestigatum Z-7303 genome and encodes:
- a CDS encoding GltB/FmdC/FwdC-like GXGXG domain-containing protein codes for the protein MVKRIDCKNLYYRHLNKIIQDEAESGETEFILDNLNGQRYLGTGINKNVNITVNGTPGNDCAVFMNGPSLTINGNAQDMIANTMNMGKITVHGNVGDVVGYGMRGGKLFIKGNVGYRAGIHMKEYKSQIPVIISGGTARDFLGEYMAGGIFILLGIDNDSEIITGDYLGTGMHGGVIYIRGDVENDTLGKEVKKLDIDEEDRKILRQYLTEYCQDFGFDVDKIMSKPFIKLLPLSSRPYENLYVY
- a CDS encoding glutamate synthase-related protein; the encoded protein is MASIPPEFKVSIDSARCRKCGICVNNCSFGALEFRDGRVIPDDSKCVACYRCVSKCPDNAITISNYQWANRGNANWTPEVASNIQKQAEFGGILLSGMGNPRPHKIIWDHLLIDACQVTNPSIDPLREPMELRTYLGKKPDNLEFVENKEGEIELATELQPQVKLDVPVVFAAMSYGAVSLNTHKALALAARKSGTLMNTGEGGLHEDLYRYSDNIMVQVASGRFGVHNEYLNTCSMIEIKIGQGAKPGIGGHLPGEKVGEDISKTRMIPLGTDVLSPAPHHDIYSIEDLSQLIYALKEATNYEKPVGVKISAVHNVAAIASGVVRAGADVLTIDGYRGGSGASPMVIRDNVGIPIELALATVDQRLRDEGIRNRASILCAGSIRSSADVAKAVALGADAVVIGTAALIAMGCSVCQRCYTGNCAWGIATQKPELVNRLDPEIAAQKLTNLLSGWSFELKEILGSLGVNSIESLRGNRERLRGYELDEKTLELLGIKPAGVGQ